A portion of the Rhodanobacter sp. AS-Z3 genome contains these proteins:
- a CDS encoding AraC family transcriptional regulator, translating to MARPAERIGLNPPSATLATDDPRYTAAEFPPNKLLYLAQLADAAGIDSRSWFAGLALSREQIADPALRVSYRQANIFARRALQSLGIPDAGLRIGREGTIGGFGLLGLAMMTSRTLGEAMFAGIAHHKICGCLLEVAVEPVSEREVSLVAWPRFGDTELMPFFCEELFASCLMIARELVGAELCPVRAEFAYSRPAYAAEYEALFGCEVRFGAPRNQLLISTQWLARPLPGFNPLTAQQALALCTQQRTPDGGEPHQEIVAAVERLLRSQLSTQPRLNDVARTLNLSERSLRRKLAESGRIFREIHDRVRAERALQLLQAGSLSVAQIGSEVGFNDPREFRRAFKRWTGMPPQDARRNAA from the coding sequence ATGGCACGCCCTGCTGAAAGGATCGGCCTGAACCCGCCATCCGCCACGCTGGCTACGGATGACCCGCGCTACACGGCGGCGGAATTTCCGCCGAACAAGCTGCTGTATCTGGCGCAGCTGGCTGACGCCGCAGGCATCGACAGCCGGTCGTGGTTTGCCGGACTGGCGTTGAGCCGCGAGCAGATTGCCGATCCCGCGCTGCGGGTTTCCTACCGTCAGGCCAACATCTTTGCGCGCCGCGCACTGCAGTCACTGGGCATACCCGACGCCGGCCTGCGCATTGGCCGCGAAGGCACCATCGGCGGCTTCGGCCTGCTGGGCTTGGCGATGATGACTTCGCGTACGCTGGGCGAGGCGATGTTCGCCGGGATAGCCCATCACAAGATTTGCGGCTGTCTGCTGGAAGTGGCGGTCGAGCCGGTCAGCGAACGCGAGGTGTCGCTGGTGGCGTGGCCGCGTTTCGGCGACACTGAACTGATGCCGTTCTTCTGTGAGGAATTGTTTGCCAGCTGCCTGATGATTGCGCGCGAACTGGTCGGCGCCGAACTGTGTCCGGTGCGCGCGGAGTTTGCCTACTCCAGACCTGCCTACGCCGCCGAGTACGAAGCGTTGTTTGGTTGCGAAGTCCGTTTTGGCGCGCCACGCAACCAGTTGCTCATCAGCACCCAATGGCTGGCGCGACCCTTGCCCGGTTTCAATCCACTGACCGCGCAACAGGCGCTGGCGCTGTGCACACAGCAACGCACGCCAGATGGTGGCGAACCCCATCAGGAGATCGTGGCCGCGGTAGAGCGCTTGCTGCGCAGTCAGCTGTCAACGCAGCCGCGCCTCAATGACGTGGCCCGCACGCTCAACCTCAGCGAACGCTCGTTGCGGCGCAAGCTGGCCGAGAGCGGGCGCATCTTCCGCGAAATCCATGATCGCGTGCGCGCCGAACGTGCACTTCAATTGCTGCAGGCGGGCTCGCTCAGCGTGGCCCAGATTGGCAGCGAGGTGGGCTTCAACGACCCACGCGAGTTTCGCCGGGCGTTCAAACGCTGGACCGGCATGCCGCCACAGGATGCCCGGCGCAACGCCGCCTGA
- a CDS encoding parallel beta-helix domain-containing protein, whose protein sequence is MRKLFITVAIAAALAGCGKSEPAPQASSDASFEARLQEQLLDAKPGSVIEIPPGHYSLKRGLSLHTDGVTIRGAGMDKTVLSFKGQIVGPQGLLVNASDFTIENLAIEDTMGDALKIIEGKNITIHGIRVEWTEGAKTSNGAYGIYPVKTQNVLIENNVAIGASDAGIYVGQTTNAVVRNNRAEQSPAGIEVENTINADVYGNTATNNSGGILVFNMPSLLMEGHSTRIYKNKVFDNNHVNFAANGAAVASVPAGSGVVINSNDKVEIFDNDISGNQTANIIIASFYSTNYATKTGVAANYNPYPEGIYVYGNRLKGGGNSPGNMEFKALKTALYGVNGSFPDVLWDGYVNPKYQGGEVPAEARICLEGVNGVLNADGPNGYKNPSKDMKPFACTLPKLPPVVLNPEPKI, encoded by the coding sequence ATGCGTAAATTGTTCATCACCGTAGCCATCGCTGCAGCACTGGCCGGTTGCGGCAAATCCGAGCCGGCACCGCAGGCCAGCAGCGACGCCAGCTTCGAGGCCAGGCTGCAGGAACAATTGCTGGACGCCAAGCCCGGCAGCGTGATCGAGATTCCGCCCGGCCATTATTCGCTCAAGCGCGGCCTCAGCCTGCATACCGACGGCGTCACTATCCGCGGTGCCGGCATGGACAAGACGGTGCTGTCGTTCAAGGGCCAGATCGTCGGGCCGCAGGGCCTGCTGGTCAATGCCAGCGACTTCACCATCGAAAACCTGGCCATCGAAGACACCATGGGCGATGCGCTGAAAATCATCGAAGGCAAGAACATCACCATTCACGGCATCCGCGTGGAATGGACCGAGGGTGCGAAGACCAGCAACGGCGCCTATGGCATCTATCCCGTCAAGACGCAGAACGTGCTGATCGAGAACAACGTGGCAATCGGCGCCTCCGACGCCGGCATCTATGTCGGCCAGACCACCAATGCCGTCGTGCGCAACAATCGCGCCGAGCAGAGCCCGGCCGGTATCGAGGTCGAGAACACCATCAATGCCGATGTCTACGGCAACACCGCCACCAACAACTCCGGCGGCATCCTGGTGTTCAACATGCCCAGCCTGCTGATGGAAGGGCACTCCACGCGCATCTACAAAAACAAGGTTTTCGACAACAACCACGTCAACTTTGCGGCGAACGGTGCAGCCGTTGCCAGCGTGCCGGCCGGCTCCGGCGTGGTTATCAACTCCAACGACAAGGTGGAGATCTTCGACAACGATATCTCCGGCAACCAGACGGCGAACATCATCATCGCCAGCTTCTACTCCACCAACTACGCCACCAAGACCGGCGTGGCCGCCAACTACAACCCGTATCCGGAAGGCATCTACGTTTACGGCAACCGCCTAAAGGGCGGCGGCAATTCTCCCGGCAACATGGAGTTCAAGGCGCTGAAGACCGCGCTGTACGGGGTCAATGGCAGCTTCCCCGATGTGCTGTGGGATGGTTACGTCAACCCGAAATATCAGGGCGGCGAAGTACCGGCCGAAGCGCGCATCTGCCTGGAGGGCGTCAACGGCGTACTCAATGCAGACGGTCCGAACGGCTACAAGAACCCCAGCAAGGACATGAAGCCGTTCGCGTGCACGCTGCCGAAATTGCCCCCGGTGGTGCTCAATCCCGAGCCGAAGATCTGA
- a CDS encoding SO2930 family diheme c-type cytochrome: MNLTKCAALLALLLLAGCHHEMAPVAFHEDGRPPKLSDWHLVEVHDGMLELNAGVVPYGLNTHLFSDYVHKLRTVWMPKGVSAKYSATNTFDFPVGTVVSKTFYYPRVANGKFSEVARTLRDHGDFAGQGLNMASVRLIETRLLVLRKDGWAPMTYVWNDAQTEATLTRIGAVEPLTLVDDEGKRTDFNYVVPDEGQCATCHKANMVTNQIHPLGPRARNLNRDYDYGTGRQNQLQHLAAIGYLSDLPKPAEIPKQANWRDPSATLDARARAYLDVNCESCHNPNGVANVTGLWLGSDIPAGTHYAGICKSPEAAGPATGGRLFDIVPGKPDESILVHRLESTRPGVMMPELGRDTVDREGVALIRSWILAMKGNCDILH; encoded by the coding sequence ATGAATTTGACGAAATGCGCAGCGCTGCTGGCGTTGTTGTTGCTGGCGGGTTGCCATCACGAGATGGCACCCGTGGCCTTCCACGAAGACGGTCGCCCGCCCAAGCTCAGCGACTGGCATCTGGTCGAGGTGCACGACGGCATGCTCGAACTCAACGCGGGCGTGGTGCCCTACGGTCTCAACACGCACCTGTTCTCCGACTACGTGCACAAGCTGCGCACGGTGTGGATGCCGAAGGGCGTGTCGGCGAAATACTCGGCTACCAACACCTTCGACTTCCCGGTCGGCACCGTGGTCAGCAAGACGTTCTATTACCCGCGCGTCGCCAACGGCAAGTTCAGCGAGGTGGCCCGTACTTTGCGCGACCACGGTGACTTCGCCGGCCAAGGCCTGAACATGGCGTCTGTCCGCCTGATCGAGACCCGCTTGCTGGTGCTGCGCAAGGATGGCTGGGCCCCGATGACCTACGTCTGGAACGATGCCCAGACCGAAGCCACGCTGACCCGCATTGGCGCCGTCGAGCCGCTGACCCTGGTGGACGACGAGGGCAAGCGCACGGACTTCAACTACGTGGTTCCCGATGAAGGCCAGTGCGCCACCTGCCACAAAGCCAACATGGTCACCAACCAGATCCATCCACTCGGCCCGCGTGCACGCAACTTGAACCGGGACTACGACTACGGCACTGGTCGCCAGAATCAATTGCAGCATCTGGCGGCCATCGGCTACCTCAGCGATCTGCCGAAGCCTGCGGAGATACCGAAACAGGCCAACTGGCGCGATCCAAGCGCCACGCTCGATGCACGGGCGCGCGCTTACCTCGACGTCAACTGTGAGTCGTGCCACAACCCGAACGGCGTCGCCAACGTCACCGGTCTGTGGCTGGGCAGCGACATCCCTGCCGGAACGCATTACGCAGGCATCTGCAAGTCGCCCGAGGCAGCCGGCCCGGCAACGGGTGGCCGTCTGTTTGACATCGTTCCCGGCAAACCGGATGAATCGATTCTGGTACACCGACTGGAATCCACCAGGCCGGGCGTGATGATGCCCGAGCTTGGCCGCGACACGGTGGATCGCGAAGGGGTCGCACTTATCCGTTCGTGGATTCTCGCGATGAAGGGCAACTGCGACATCCTGCACTGA
- a CDS encoding TonB-dependent receptor, which produces MRQRLLSASLRHLLLGSSAVLLLCGSPLAFGASATQDPAPATTKSADDSTKQVTELGKITITAQSRSQEMQQVPIPLQIVTAKQIDTLAATDLSKMSLFVPGLVVGGDSPTQPSYEMRGISTGDFGIGTESAVGVYIDGVYSARSGASLLAFNDVSRIEVLKGPQGTLFGRNAAAGAISIITNEPSDHVEGRVRVRVGNYGRKYVDGLLNAPINQDMALRFSMYSNRSDGWITDAANGQDYGGDHDFGARASWRWNITDDTRVLLSWDHEDLNQLPKPAISLIALSNDTNERPPYPADPSTYVDPLHAPLHNDTVGAVEKRKFDGVTLSVDHSFAWGNLTSTSAFRKFNTENRGDYDGTNHIVSYLDTANLERNRSLYQEFKFSGNTGLVDWVAGVSYYDEHANQTSQTNTFTDSIDTLANNLMGVGYPLTQISAGLAQMGVPYTLLGDPWNEAISNVGHFKAYATYGDVIWHLSDKLNLTTGIRYTRDQKTFSWYNMPRRADAFDATVAGLTQAGVVGMLPPEAQYALAMFGNNIIFTDAIGTPVQFNNSWSDLSPRAVLDYQFTPDMMGYVSVTKGYKAGGYNSVQIGSHFAPEKVWNYEAGLKTVFPEQKLLLNGSVYHYVYSNRQSLTLDPNTAGSGVPRYLVNSTDQEAKGAELELQWRPLADLQFSLTGAYIDATYSKAVASSGAILTGQPTGEPKYSFASNLGYTWHDVAHGDLAFTVNHAFRGASRCNRDSQLQGTCQVSPNFTTGSSQQRTDARLDWSSSNGHWGIAVYANNVFNKRYVTDVNNISASVFGTPYAGITPPRMVGVELRAKL; this is translated from the coding sequence ATGCGCCAACGACTTCTGTCCGCCAGTCTGCGCCACCTTCTTCTCGGTAGCAGCGCCGTGCTGCTGTTGTGCGGCTCGCCGCTGGCGTTCGGCGCCAGCGCTACGCAGGACCCGGCTCCGGCCACGACAAAATCGGCCGACGACTCCACCAAGCAGGTCACCGAGCTCGGCAAGATCACGATCACCGCGCAGAGCCGCTCGCAGGAAATGCAGCAAGTGCCGATCCCGTTGCAGATCGTCACCGCCAAGCAGATCGATACGCTCGCCGCCACCGACCTCAGCAAGATGAGCCTGTTCGTACCCGGCCTGGTCGTGGGCGGTGATTCGCCGACCCAACCCAGCTACGAGATGCGTGGCATCTCCACCGGTGACTTCGGCATCGGTACCGAATCGGCCGTTGGCGTGTACATCGATGGCGTCTACTCGGCGCGCTCCGGCGCATCGCTGCTGGCGTTCAATGACGTCAGCCGGATCGAAGTGCTCAAGGGCCCGCAAGGTACCTTGTTTGGCCGCAATGCTGCAGCCGGCGCCATCTCGATCATCACCAACGAACCCAGCGACCACGTTGAGGGCCGCGTGCGCGTGCGCGTGGGCAACTATGGCCGGAAGTATGTGGACGGCCTGCTCAATGCCCCGATCAATCAGGACATGGCGCTGCGCTTCAGCATGTACAGCAACCGCAGCGACGGCTGGATCACCGATGCCGCGAATGGTCAGGATTACGGCGGTGACCACGACTTTGGTGCCCGTGCCAGTTGGCGCTGGAACATCACGGACGACACCCGCGTGCTGCTGTCGTGGGATCACGAAGACTTGAATCAATTGCCGAAGCCGGCGATCAGCCTGATCGCGCTGTCGAACGACACCAACGAGCGTCCGCCCTATCCGGCCGATCCGTCCACCTACGTCGATCCGCTGCACGCGCCGTTGCACAACGACACGGTCGGCGCCGTGGAAAAGCGCAAATTCGACGGCGTCACCTTGAGCGTGGATCACTCCTTTGCCTGGGGCAACCTGACCTCGACGTCTGCGTTTCGCAAGTTCAACACCGAGAACCGCGGCGACTACGACGGTACCAACCACATCGTCAGTTATCTGGACACGGCCAATCTCGAGCGCAACCGCAGCCTGTATCAGGAGTTCAAGTTCAGCGGCAATACGGGCCTCGTCGACTGGGTCGCCGGCGTCAGCTACTACGATGAACACGCGAACCAGACCAGCCAGACCAACACCTTCACCGACAGCATCGACACGCTCGCCAACAACCTGATGGGCGTGGGTTACCCACTCACCCAGATCAGTGCCGGGCTGGCCCAGATGGGCGTGCCGTACACGCTGCTCGGTGATCCGTGGAACGAGGCGATCAGCAACGTCGGCCACTTCAAGGCCTATGCCACTTACGGCGACGTGATCTGGCACCTCAGCGACAAACTCAACCTCACCACCGGCATTCGCTATACACGCGACCAGAAGACATTCTCCTGGTACAACATGCCGCGCCGCGCCGACGCGTTCGACGCCACCGTTGCCGGACTGACCCAGGCCGGTGTCGTCGGCATGCTGCCGCCCGAAGCCCAGTACGCGCTGGCGATGTTCGGCAACAACATCATCTTCACCGACGCCATCGGTACCCCGGTGCAATTCAACAACAGCTGGAGCGATCTCAGCCCGCGCGCCGTGCTGGATTACCAGTTCACCCCCGACATGATGGGCTACGTCTCAGTCACCAAGGGCTACAAGGCGGGTGGTTACAACAGCGTCCAGATTGGCTCGCACTTCGCTCCGGAGAAAGTCTGGAACTACGAAGCCGGTCTGAAAACCGTATTCCCGGAGCAGAAATTGTTGCTCAACGGTTCGGTCTATCACTACGTCTACAGCAACCGTCAATCACTGACACTTGACCCGAACACGGCGGGTTCCGGCGTGCCGCGCTACCTGGTGAACAGCACCGACCAGGAAGCCAAGGGTGCGGAGTTGGAACTGCAGTGGCGTCCACTGGCCGACCTGCAATTCAGCCTGACTGGCGCCTATATCGATGCGACTTACAGCAAGGCGGTGGCTTCTTCCGGTGCCATTCTGACCGGTCAGCCCACCGGTGAACCGAAGTACTCGTTCGCCAGCAACCTTGGCTACACTTGGCACGACGTCGCCCATGGCGACCTCGCCTTCACCGTCAATCATGCGTTCCGTGGTGCATCACGCTGCAACCGCGACTCGCAGTTGCAGGGTACCTGTCAGGTCAGTCCGAATTTCACCACGGGAAGCAGCCAGCAACGCACCGATGCACGGCTGGACTGGAGCTCGTCGAACGGTCACTGGGGAATTGCCGTGTACGCCAACAACGTGTTCAACAAGCGCTATGTTACCGACGTGAACAATATCTCCGCGAGCGTGTTCGGTACGCCATACGCCGGCATCACGCCGCCGCGCATGGTAGGTGTCGAACTGCGTGCGAAGCTCTGA
- a CDS encoding coniferyl aldehyde dehydrogenase, with the protein MTDSDELTTRLVRLREAQAVEPMPPWAARARRLRALEAMLRAQREAFAAAINADFGQRPAEETDLLEIFPSLSAIRHALAHGRRWMKPRRRLADLLFLPARTELQPQPLGVIGIIVPWNYPLYLAIGPLVDALVAGNRAMLKMSEFTPRFSALFAEQMAKVFAADEVVVVNGDATVAQAFSALPFDHLLFTGSTAVGHHVMRAASANLTPVTLELGGKSPAIIGPGARFDHAVERIVFGKLVNAGQTCIAPDYVLLPRARVDDFISTAGKVLAQMYPALGSSKQYASIVSDRQYQRLVELRDDARTRGAQVHRLSEAGEDPARRLLPPQLLSGVNDEMAVMREEIFGPLLPLVPYDSIDEAIAYVRAHPHPLALYLFENDRSLVDRVLTRTHAGGVSINDTLYHIAQHNLPFGGIGASGMGGYHGEAGFRTFSHVKPVFRQARFNGAGLLNPPYGARFRRMLDLLLRRG; encoded by the coding sequence ATGACGGACAGTGACGAACTGACCACCCGCTTGGTGCGCCTGCGCGAGGCGCAGGCGGTCGAGCCGATGCCGCCATGGGCCGCACGCGCACGCCGCCTGCGGGCATTGGAAGCGATGCTTCGCGCACAGCGCGAGGCATTCGCTGCGGCGATCAATGCTGACTTCGGCCAGCGACCGGCCGAGGAGACCGACTTGCTGGAAATCTTCCCCAGCCTGTCGGCTATTCGCCATGCGCTGGCCCATGGCCGACGCTGGATGAAGCCGCGACGGCGGCTGGCCGACCTGCTGTTTCTGCCGGCACGCACCGAGCTGCAACCACAGCCGCTTGGCGTGATCGGCATCATCGTGCCGTGGAATTACCCGCTGTACCTCGCCATCGGCCCGCTGGTCGACGCGCTGGTCGCCGGCAACCGCGCGATGCTGAAAATGAGTGAATTCACGCCGCGCTTCTCGGCGTTGTTCGCCGAGCAAATGGCCAAGGTCTTTGCCGCTGACGAAGTCGTGGTAGTCAACGGCGATGCCACGGTGGCGCAAGCCTTCTCGGCGCTACCGTTCGACCACCTGCTGTTTACCGGGTCCACCGCCGTAGGCCATCACGTGATGCGTGCGGCATCCGCCAACCTGACGCCGGTGACTCTGGAACTCGGCGGCAAGTCACCAGCGATCATCGGACCCGGCGCACGTTTCGACCATGCGGTAGAGCGCATCGTGTTCGGCAAACTGGTCAATGCCGGACAAACCTGCATCGCGCCCGATTACGTCTTGCTGCCACGGGCACGGGTAGATGACTTCATCAGCACGGCCGGCAAGGTGCTGGCACAAATGTATCCCGCGCTGGGCAGCAGCAAGCAGTACGCCAGCATCGTGTCGGATCGCCAGTACCAGCGCCTCGTCGAACTGCGTGACGACGCCCGCACCCGCGGTGCCCAGGTGCATAGGCTCAGCGAGGCCGGTGAAGATCCGGCACGCCGACTGTTGCCACCGCAGTTGCTGAGCGGCGTCAACGACGAGATGGCGGTGATGCGCGAAGAAATCTTCGGCCCGCTGTTGCCGCTGGTGCCGTATGACAGTATCGACGAAGCGATTGCCTACGTCCGCGCTCATCCGCATCCGCTGGCCTTGTACTTGTTCGAGAATGACCGCAGCCTGGTCGACCGCGTGCTGACGCGTACACATGCCGGCGGCGTCAGCATCAACGACACGCTGTATCACATTGCCCAGCACAACCTGCCGTTTGGTGGCATCGGCGCTTCTGGCATGGGTGGCTATCATGGTGAAGCAGGCTTTCGCACGTTCTCGCACGTGAAGCCGGTATTCCGGCAAGCGCGTTTCAATGGCGCAGGCCTGCTGAACCCCCCTTACGGAGCGCGCTTCCGCCGCATGCTCGATCTGTTGCTGCGTCGCGGATGA